One Leclercia pneumoniae genomic region harbors:
- a CDS encoding hemagglutinin repeat-containing protein: METRHPPVRFSQRLISWAVCGLMVWQPMAPAMAAVMTPTGNTTMDKAGNGVPIVNIATPNGAGISHNQFNQYNVGKEGLILNNATNSLNQTQLGGLIQNNPHLQAGREAKGIINEVTGGSRSQLQGYTEVAGKAANVMVANPYGITCNGCGFINTPNVTLTTGKPQLDANGNLLALDVTKGAITIEGQGLDASKNDALSLIARATEVNAAIHANDLTVTAGANRVAADGRVKSLNGEGVAPKIAVDTGALGGMYANRIRLVSSEKGVGVNLGNLNARQGDIQLDANGKLTVNNSLASGAITAKGAGVTLNGSHQAGGALDVTSSQGMTLNNSTLASGGEMRLTSDGKLQITGGGTDSKRGLTINSGQDMVLQETSLVAANSATLNSQGKLTQTGGGVSGKGGALSVTGKAGVALSDATLVGQGNTTLATDGALSVKGSSLTSKGEMNVRGGQDMTLTHATVGSDARTTVTSGGTLTASDSAIAAGGDLTLSGAGLTLNGQSRADASGNIALSGNTMTHQGQVNAGKDITITGKNVANSGQLAAKGKLSTQTNSLTNSGTLQGNDVTLQGRTLTNSGAVQSGGQLTLNADTLNQHGTLSAKGDASLAVNDGLTNTGSTLAEGTLNLKAATLTQQGTLSGTKGLTAETGVLTSGKASLTTSQGDIQLTAGQRADLNGLTDAAGNLDLNAATLTTQQQARLQSGQRLRVQADSATLNGIQAAKGELDLSADTLVHGGKSTGQTLDFRAAQALSNSGELTADTITLSGQQLSQSGIAKADSLTLTAPEWIANSGTLVANTLSLESRAISNGGLLQGNTRFTLQADTLTNLAQGSLYGVNDLTLNIPTFTNSGLITTDGTLRLKGTSLVNRGEINGASLESDYASLSNLGAGRLLADDQLTLNGTTLTNEGSIAANNLHLAGNSLQNGGLLQGDNGITLEVADTTNSGTLQSGDALKLDGNTLTNSGELSATTLLLTLTQQVANDATGRAIARDGLTLTTAALTNGGLLAGKNTQLNSEALTNSGTLQGTATLTAIGNQLNNLQAGKMLAGGGLDLQQVTLNNAGLLQGKTLNLATGEWINSGNALGEAGVTAKVTGQFTNQGKVLSQQNQEVGAASIDNRGQLMAKVLALHGDLQNSGLLQGSSDLRWRGNAFTNQSQGQVTGGDTLNLTGKTLTNQGQMQAQRATLSADNLTNSGAVQTLDNLTLTLTGKAENQGALLSQNLFDLTAAQLFNDGQLAGKALSLHAPEITNTGIMQGNERLQLTTRTLLNDQRGQLVSGSGLDLNLDRLGNAGLLLLGDDFTLQGNALINRGDIQAENLNLRLTNTFTNQGNTLASNAATLAAANLTNSGTVAAKTLDLTATELRNSGLMQGTNAIDAAATRFINETTGKGLSGGALTLQGGQFSNAGVLQGDTLAVNGGALTNSGTLNGLSGLTGTFTGTLTNTGLMQSAGTTTLAADALLNPGRMMGGTLALSGRDLNNGGLWQGANGLTLTGDTLTTGAASRTLTSGQLTLEAGQLTTQGTQQGNGIEVSAAEWTHSGSLLSQGTLTANTGGTLTSSGSLMSQDDTTLTAQTLDNRGQILSEGDVTLGGGALKNSGTVQGKTLALQQRSINNQGTLTGLQSLTLQAQQRLMARMAMAAPQQELINGANGKLLTQGTLNITSGAVNNAGNWQAQNILLNAQSLNNSGAVQSADGLQLTLTDTLTATTGSKITALGAATLQAASLTNQGQWVAKNLTLKGGSLSNSGAVSGVNGLTLSQTGAVNQLAGGTMLTGGALNLNAASVANAGKIQGATLGITTGGLTNSGRLQGDNGATFTLGGTLTNNAGGEIVSRQGLTVTTPTLLNDGLIQGGGETLLKATSQARNDGKLLSGARLTLNTPQYTGSGWLQATDLILNAANAANGGGTWIADRATLTGTTFTNQGTTQAGTLAVNYGQLTNGGTLLGNSQLNIDADSLTQSASGKLFSGGDLWLESKGLDLMGQLVSLGNLTLKLTNAFTSKTAIAAGKTLAITSNGGIDNRSVLQGLAVNLTAGGQLSNNGQITTGSGSSTLSGSSVALNSTGSVQGGGDITVASRGNMTVDGFTGTRGSLTLSAPGSIINTALLYAANNLTLYADSITNQRGDIMAGNNLSMQRDAAGNASAQIVNTSGNIETQNGDITIKAGSLLNTRDGLTVNTWTETSQLAENVGDATIELLVRNLPSSSYELRHSIGKGYRNCTCAIEYDIYSSSYAPTAEAMAMQFAGSVTHVEASASGGAGRISSGRDIRIDAGNLENKSSLILSGRNATLTGSQLNNESYQSGTTGSYYNYKFFGSTGGTSSEWNYTSPSGSSTFIYKLEGITTKTVQGETLRAVIQAGGNVTANFANNISNTNTTANAGGVSNVISTPSLNTLSNQSIASGAQKQNLTNTGTVAVGSPQWQDQLQGALQQLNGGGALDNNSAGSTPLSNIGTTQKGNANLGQLGALANAGVTTADLNTAKGSASGQYQGQRVDTSAYPLPSGNNGYFVISDNPKSPYLISVNPKLNELGQLDPALFANLNAMLGNKPASSAPQETRALFTDEKQLLGSSYMLGRLDLNPDYDYRFLGDAAFDTRYVSNALLNQTGNRYLNGIGSDLDQMRYLMDNAAAAQQSLGLQFGVSLTAEQIAALDHSILWWEKAVINGETVMVPKLYLSPKDVSVNNGSVIAGNNVTLKGGNITNSGSTLLAGNNLTLDSQNSISNLNDSLIKAGGDLNLSAIGNINNISSTISGKTVALESTDGSINNLTLAGQTILNAKGKYDNVGLKDTLLGSTASIVAQDSLSLDAGKNITVTGASLAAGGDMLLNAWGDIAVNAHQVNDAYSSSRVNTARSSVSYAGSSLSAGGNLVVNAGNNVDVTASDLKAGGGLGLSAGNDLNLNAGQTSESNRSGKSETHSTGLDRTTLAAGDNLVLKAGQDINAQAAALAAGKSVGLQAGRDVNLNAEATTEGDSYKASKKTVINESVRQQGTEIASGGDTAIIAGRDVTAEAAQVTAKGDIAVAAGRDVDLNTATESDYYYKEQTKTKSGFLSKKTTHTIEESSATREAGTLLSGDNVQVTAGNNLLVQGASVVGDGAVGLTAGNNVDIVAATNSNTDWRFKETKKSGLMGTGGIGFTIGSSKSTHDLRESGTTQSQSFSTIGSTGGDVSITAGNQLHVGGADLVAGKDMSLTGDSVMIEPGHDKRTRDETFEQKSSGLTVALSGVVGSAINSAVTTAQEATKESDGRLAALQATKAALSGVQAGQGAVVAQQTGDPSNGFGVSLSLTTQKSKSQQHAESDTVTGSTLNAGDDLTITATGKGTSANSGDILIGGSQMKAGGDTTLNAENDILLTGAANTQKTTGKNSSSGGGVGVSIGAGSGGAGISVFANVNAAKGNEKGNGTAWTETTIDSGGKVSMTSGRDAILNGAQVNGEKIVADIGRDLWLSSQQDSNDYNSKQTSVAAGGSFTFGSMTGSGYISARQDKMKSTFDSVQEQTGLFAGDGGFDVTVGRHTQLDGAVIASTATADKNSLDTGTLGFSDLHNEADYKVSHTGVSLSGGGSFGDTFKGNLPGGMIAAAGSSGHAEGTTQAAVADGTITVRDKANQQQDLANLSRDTVNANDSISPIFDKEKEQNRLKAVGLISDIGSQAADIARTQGDIYALEAAKKEMAPLKANATEKERQDYVAALRNSPTYQKEMKSFGTGSELQRGIQAATAALQG, encoded by the coding sequence ATGGAAACCCGTCATCCTCCCGTTCGTTTCTCACAGCGCCTGATTAGCTGGGCTGTCTGCGGCTTAATGGTCTGGCAGCCGATGGCGCCCGCCATGGCGGCGGTGATGACGCCGACCGGCAACACCACTATGGACAAAGCCGGTAACGGGGTGCCCATCGTTAACATCGCCACGCCAAACGGGGCGGGTATTTCGCATAACCAGTTCAACCAGTACAACGTAGGCAAAGAGGGGCTGATCCTTAATAACGCCACCAATAGCCTGAATCAGACCCAGCTTGGTGGGCTAATCCAGAATAACCCGCATTTGCAGGCAGGACGTGAAGCGAAGGGGATCATCAACGAGGTGACGGGCGGCAGCCGGTCGCAACTTCAGGGCTATACCGAGGTGGCCGGGAAAGCGGCCAACGTTATGGTGGCGAACCCTTACGGCATCACCTGTAACGGCTGCGGATTTATCAATACGCCCAATGTGACCCTGACCACCGGCAAGCCACAGCTTGATGCCAACGGCAACCTGCTGGCGCTGGATGTGACGAAAGGGGCCATCACCATTGAGGGGCAGGGGCTTGATGCCAGCAAAAACGATGCCCTCTCTCTGATTGCGCGCGCCACCGAGGTGAACGCCGCGATCCACGCCAACGATCTTACCGTGACCGCCGGGGCCAACCGCGTTGCTGCGGATGGGCGTGTCAAATCCCTTAACGGCGAGGGTGTAGCGCCCAAAATCGCCGTGGATACCGGCGCGCTGGGCGGTATGTATGCCAACCGCATCCGTCTGGTCTCCAGCGAGAAGGGGGTGGGTGTAAACCTGGGCAACCTGAATGCCCGCCAGGGCGATATTCAGCTCGACGCCAACGGCAAGCTGACGGTCAACAACAGCCTGGCCAGCGGGGCGATTACCGCGAAGGGTGCGGGCGTGACGCTCAACGGCAGCCATCAGGCGGGTGGGGCACTTGATGTGACCAGCTCGCAGGGAATGACGCTTAACAACAGCACCCTCGCCAGCGGCGGCGAGATGCGCCTCACCAGTGACGGAAAACTGCAGATCACTGGCGGCGGTACCGACAGCAAACGGGGCCTGACGATAAACAGCGGGCAGGATATGGTTCTGCAGGAGACCTCGCTGGTTGCCGCCAACAGCGCCACGCTGAACAGCCAGGGCAAGCTGACCCAGACCGGGGGCGGCGTCTCTGGCAAAGGCGGGGCATTAAGCGTGACGGGTAAAGCGGGAGTCGCCCTCTCGGATGCCACGCTGGTCGGGCAGGGAAATACCACTCTGGCCACCGACGGCGCGCTGTCGGTGAAAGGCAGTTCGCTGACCAGCAAAGGGGAAATGAACGTGCGCGGCGGGCAGGATATGACCCTGACCCACGCCACCGTCGGCAGCGATGCCCGCACCACCGTCACCAGCGGTGGCACGCTTACGGCCTCTGACAGTGCGATCGCCGCCGGCGGTGATTTGACCCTGAGCGGCGCAGGACTGACGCTGAACGGTCAAAGCCGGGCGGATGCCAGCGGCAATATTGCCCTGAGCGGGAATACGATGACGCATCAGGGCCAGGTGAACGCCGGGAAAGACATCACGATCACCGGTAAAAATGTAGCGAACAGCGGCCAGTTAGCGGCGAAAGGGAAACTCTCTACGCAGACGAACTCCTTGACGAACAGCGGCACGCTGCAGGGGAATGACGTCACGCTTCAGGGGCGCACGCTGACTAACAGCGGGGCAGTACAAAGCGGCGGCCAGCTAACCTTAAACGCAGATACCCTGAACCAGCACGGCACGCTAAGTGCCAAAGGCGATGCCAGCCTGGCGGTTAACGATGGGCTGACCAACACTGGCTCTACCCTTGCCGAAGGCACGCTAAACCTGAAAGCGGCCACGCTTACTCAACAGGGCACGCTGTCCGGGACGAAGGGACTGACGGCAGAGACCGGGGTGCTCACCAGCGGGAAAGCGTCCCTCACCACCAGCCAGGGCGATATACAGCTCACCGCCGGCCAGCGTGCGGATCTGAATGGCCTGACAGATGCCGCAGGCAACCTTGATCTCAACGCCGCAACGCTGACCACGCAGCAACAGGCGCGGCTGCAAAGCGGCCAGCGACTGAGAGTGCAGGCAGACAGCGCGACGCTGAACGGCATTCAGGCCGCGAAGGGCGAGCTGGACCTCTCTGCCGACACTCTGGTTCACGGCGGCAAATCCACCGGGCAGACGCTGGATTTTCGCGCCGCGCAGGCGCTCAGCAACAGCGGCGAGTTAACCGCCGATACGATAACGCTTAGCGGACAACAACTCTCGCAGAGCGGGATCGCGAAGGCAGACAGCCTGACCCTGACGGCCCCCGAGTGGATCGCCAACAGCGGTACGCTGGTGGCCAATACCCTGTCGTTAGAAAGCCGCGCCATCAGCAACGGCGGGCTGTTGCAGGGCAACACACGGTTTACCCTGCAGGCCGACACGCTCACCAACCTCGCCCAGGGCTCGCTCTACGGCGTGAATGACCTGACGCTGAACATCCCCACTTTTACTAACAGCGGCCTGATCACCACCGACGGTACGCTGCGGCTGAAGGGAACCTCCCTGGTCAACCGGGGCGAGATCAACGGCGCCAGTCTGGAGAGCGATTACGCCAGCCTGAGCAACCTCGGAGCAGGGCGACTGCTGGCCGACGACCAGCTCACCCTCAACGGGACGACGCTGACCAACGAAGGGAGTATTGCGGCGAATAACCTGCATCTTGCAGGGAATAGCCTGCAAAACGGGGGATTGCTGCAGGGCGATAACGGCATCACGCTGGAGGTCGCCGACACCACCAACAGCGGCACCCTGCAAAGTGGTGATGCGCTGAAACTGGACGGCAACACCCTGACCAACAGCGGCGAACTGAGCGCAACAACGCTCCTGCTCACCCTGACGCAGCAGGTCGCTAACGACGCGACCGGGCGGGCGATTGCCCGGGACGGGTTAACTCTTACCACGGCGGCACTGACCAATGGCGGACTGCTGGCGGGCAAAAATACGCAGCTCAACAGCGAGGCCCTCACCAACAGCGGCACGTTACAGGGCACGGCGACGCTGACGGCGATCGGTAACCAGTTGAATAACCTGCAGGCCGGAAAAATGCTCGCAGGCGGCGGGCTGGATCTGCAACAGGTTACGCTCAACAACGCCGGTTTGTTGCAGGGTAAAACGCTGAATCTGGCGACCGGGGAGTGGATTAACAGCGGTAATGCGCTCGGTGAAGCGGGCGTCACCGCGAAGGTAACAGGTCAGTTCACCAACCAGGGCAAGGTACTGAGCCAGCAAAACCAGGAGGTGGGCGCTGCCAGTATCGACAACCGCGGACAGCTGATGGCCAAAGTGCTGGCCCTGCATGGCGATCTGCAAAACAGCGGCCTGCTGCAGGGGAGCAGCGATTTGCGCTGGCGCGGTAACGCCTTCACTAACCAGAGCCAGGGCCAGGTGACGGGCGGCGACACGCTGAACCTGACCGGGAAAACCCTCACCAATCAGGGGCAAATGCAGGCGCAGCGTGCGACGCTGAGCGCCGATAACCTGACCAACAGCGGCGCGGTACAGACCCTGGATAACCTGACGCTCACCCTTACGGGTAAGGCAGAGAACCAGGGGGCATTACTCAGCCAGAATCTCTTTGACCTGACGGCGGCGCAGCTCTTCAACGACGGACAGCTGGCCGGAAAGGCGCTCTCTCTTCATGCTCCTGAGATCACCAACACCGGCATTATGCAGGGTAATGAGCGCCTGCAGCTCACCACCCGGACATTGCTGAATGACCAGCGCGGACAGCTGGTGAGCGGTAGCGGACTGGATCTGAACCTCGACAGGCTGGGTAACGCCGGGCTGCTGCTGCTGGGCGATGACTTTACTCTGCAGGGTAACGCGCTGATCAACCGGGGCGATATTCAGGCCGAGAACCTGAACCTGCGCCTGACCAACACCTTTACTAATCAGGGCAACACCCTGGCCAGCAACGCGGCCACCCTCGCTGCGGCGAACCTGACCAACAGCGGTACCGTGGCGGCTAAAACCCTGGATCTGACGGCGACCGAGCTACGCAACAGCGGCCTGATGCAGGGCACTAACGCCATCGACGCCGCCGCTACGCGCTTCATTAACGAGACGACCGGGAAAGGGCTCTCCGGCGGGGCACTCACCCTGCAGGGCGGACAATTCAGCAACGCGGGGGTTCTGCAGGGCGATACGCTGGCAGTGAACGGCGGTGCGCTGACCAACAGCGGCACCCTGAATGGCCTGTCGGGGCTGACAGGCACCTTTACCGGCACGCTGACCAACACCGGACTGATGCAGAGCGCGGGCACCACGACGCTGGCGGCGGATGCGTTGCTCAACCCTGGCCGCATGATGGGCGGTACCCTGGCGCTCAGTGGCCGGGATCTGAATAACGGCGGGCTCTGGCAGGGGGCTAACGGCCTGACCCTCACCGGGGATACGCTCACCACCGGGGCGGCGTCACGCACTCTGACCAGCGGGCAATTAACCCTGGAGGCGGGGCAACTGACCACCCAGGGCACACAGCAGGGGAACGGCATAGAGGTAAGCGCCGCGGAGTGGACGCACAGCGGGTCGCTACTAAGCCAGGGGACACTCACCGCGAACACCGGTGGAACCCTGACCTCCAGCGGATCGCTAATGAGCCAGGACGATACGACCCTCACGGCCCAGACGCTGGATAACCGTGGGCAGATCCTCAGCGAAGGCGACGTCACGCTCGGCGGCGGCGCGCTTAAAAATAGCGGCACGGTACAGGGTAAAACCCTCGCGCTTCAGCAGCGCAGCATTAACAACCAGGGCACCCTTACCGGCCTGCAAAGCCTGACGCTGCAGGCGCAGCAGCGGCTGATGGCACGTATGGCGATGGCTGCGCCGCAGCAGGAGCTGATCAACGGCGCGAACGGCAAGTTGCTCACCCAGGGTACGCTGAACATCACCTCCGGTGCGGTGAACAACGCCGGCAACTGGCAGGCGCAAAACATCCTGCTAAACGCGCAGTCGCTTAACAACAGCGGCGCCGTGCAGAGCGCAGACGGGCTGCAACTGACGCTGACGGATACACTCACCGCCACAACAGGCAGCAAGATCACCGCCCTGGGGGCGGCGACGCTGCAGGCCGCCTCGCTTACCAACCAGGGACAGTGGGTCGCAAAAAACCTGACCCTGAAGGGCGGCTCGCTGAGTAACAGCGGGGCGGTGAGCGGAGTGAATGGTCTGACGCTGAGCCAGACGGGAGCGGTTAATCAGCTCGCCGGCGGCACAATGCTGACCGGCGGGGCGCTAAATCTCAATGCCGCCTCCGTCGCTAACGCGGGCAAGATCCAGGGGGCCACGCTCGGTATCACCACCGGCGGGTTGACCAACAGCGGGCGTCTGCAGGGGGATAACGGCGCGACCTTCACGCTGGGCGGCACGCTCACCAACAATGCAGGTGGGGAGATTGTCAGCCGTCAGGGGCTGACGGTGACGACCCCGACGCTTCTGAATGACGGGCTGATTCAGGGGGGCGGCGAGACCCTCCTGAAAGCCACCAGCCAGGCGCGTAACGACGGTAAACTGCTCTCTGGCGCGCGTCTCACGCTGAATACACCGCAGTACACCGGCAGTGGCTGGCTGCAGGCCACCGATCTGATCCTCAACGCCGCCAACGCCGCCAACGGCGGCGGCACCTGGATTGCCGACCGCGCCACGCTGACCGGCACCACCTTCACCAATCAGGGCACCACTCAGGCGGGCACCCTGGCGGTAAATTACGGGCAGCTTACGAATGGCGGGACGCTGCTCGGCAATTCTCAACTGAATATCGACGCGGATTCGTTGACGCAAAGCGCCAGCGGCAAGCTGTTCAGCGGCGGCGACCTGTGGCTGGAGAGTAAAGGGCTGGATCTGATGGGTCAACTGGTGTCGCTGGGTAATCTGACCCTGAAGCTGACCAACGCCTTCACCAGTAAAACCGCCATTGCGGCGGGGAAAACCCTCGCCATCACCAGCAATGGGGGGATCGATAACCGCAGCGTACTGCAGGGCCTGGCCGTCAACCTGACGGCGGGCGGGCAGCTTAGCAATAACGGACAGATCACCACCGGCAGCGGTTCCAGCACGCTCTCTGGTAGCAGCGTGGCGCTGAATAGCACTGGATCAGTTCAGGGCGGCGGAGATATCACCGTTGCCAGCCGTGGCAATATGACGGTGGACGGTTTCACCGGCACGCGCGGCTCGCTCACCCTGAGCGCACCGGGCTCGATCATCAATACAGCCCTGCTGTACGCGGCCAATAACCTGACGCTCTATGCAGACAGCATCACCAACCAGCGCGGCGACATCATGGCGGGCAATAACCTGTCGATGCAGAGAGATGCGGCCGGGAATGCCAGCGCCCAGATCGTGAATACGTCGGGGAATATTGAGACGCAGAACGGCGATATTACGATTAAGGCGGGGAGCCTGTTAAACACTCGTGACGGGTTAACGGTGAATACCTGGACCGAGACGTCGCAACTTGCCGAGAACGTAGGCGATGCCACGATCGAACTTCTGGTCAGGAATCTTCCATCAAGTTCTTACGAGCTAAGGCATAGTATCGGTAAAGGCTATCGCAACTGCACCTGTGCGATTGAGTACGATATTTACAGTTCTTCGTATGCTCCGACGGCTGAAGCCATGGCCATGCAGTTTGCGGGTTCCGTTACGCATGTTGAGGCGAGCGCAAGCGGTGGCGCGGGACGTATCTCCTCCGGGCGCGATATAAGGATAGATGCAGGTAACCTTGAGAATAAATCCAGCCTGATCCTCAGTGGACGCAATGCTACATTAACAGGCTCTCAGCTAAATAATGAGAGTTATCAGTCCGGTACAACAGGAAGTTACTATAATTACAAATTCTTCGGCAGTACGGGCGGAACGTCGTCGGAGTGGAACTATACCTCACCGAGCGGTAGTTCGACTTTCATCTACAAGCTTGAGGGTATTACAACCAAAACCGTGCAAGGCGAGACGCTCCGCGCCGTCATCCAGGCCGGCGGCAACGTTACCGCCAACTTCGCCAATAACATCAGCAACACCAATACCACCGCTAACGCGGGCGGTGTCAGCAACGTTATCTCTACGCCGTCGCTGAACACCCTCAGCAACCAGAGCATTGCCAGCGGAGCGCAAAAGCAAAATCTGACGAACACCGGGACCGTGGCGGTCGGCTCGCCCCAGTGGCAGGATCAGCTGCAGGGCGCCCTGCAACAGCTTAACGGCGGCGGTGCGCTGGACAATAACAGTGCCGGCAGCACGCCTCTCAGCAACATCGGCACCACCCAAAAAGGTAACGCCAACCTGGGACAGCTGGGTGCGCTGGCAAACGCGGGCGTAACCACCGCCGACCTCAATACCGCCAAAGGCAGCGCCAGTGGGCAGTACCAGGGCCAGCGCGTCGATACCAGCGCGTACCCGCTGCCGTCGGGCAACAACGGCTATTTCGTTATTTCAGATAATCCAAAAAGCCCCTATCTCATCAGCGTTAACCCCAAACTCAACGAGCTGGGGCAGCTAGATCCTGCTCTGTTTGCCAATCTGAACGCGATGTTAGGCAATAAGCCTGCCTCCAGCGCCCCGCAGGAGACCCGGGCGCTCTTCACCGATGAGAAGCAACTCCTCGGCTCCTCTTACATGCTCGGCAGGCTGGATCTGAACCCGGACTACGATTACCGCTTCCTGGGCGATGCGGCCTTCGATACCCGGTACGTCTCGAATGCACTCCTGAACCAGACCGGTAACCGCTACCTGAACGGCATCGGCTCCGATCTGGATCAGATGCGCTACCTGATGGACAACGCCGCAGCGGCCCAGCAATCGCTGGGGCTGCAATTTGGCGTCTCGCTGACGGCGGAGCAGATTGCCGCCCTCGACCACAGTATTTTGTGGTGGGAAAAAGCCGTCATCAACGGCGAAACGGTGATGGTGCCGAAGCTCTACCTCTCACCGAAGGATGTCAGCGTCAATAACGGCAGCGTCATCGCCGGTAATAACGTCACCCTGAAGGGCGGCAACATCACCAACAGCGGCAGTACGCTGCTGGCGGGCAATAACCTGACGCTCGACAGCCAGAACAGTATCAGCAACCTTAACGACAGCCTGATAAAAGCCGGGGGCGATCTCAACCTGAGCGCCATTGGCAATATCAACAACATCAGCTCCACCATCAGCGGCAAAACGGTGGCGCTGGAGAGCACGGATGGCAGCATCAACAACCTGACGCTGGCCGGGCAGACGATCCTCAACGCTAAAGGCAAATACGATAACGTCGGCCTGAAAGATACCCTGCTGGGTAGCACGGCGTCGATTGTGGCACAGGATTCCTTGTCTCTGGACGCCGGGAAAAACATCACCGTTACCGGCGCGAGCCTGGCCGCAGGCGGCGATATGCTGTTGAACGCGTGGGGCGACATCGCCGTGAATGCTCATCAGGTGAACGACGCGTACAGCTCAAGTCGGGTAAATACCGCACGCTCATCCGTCTCTTATGCGGGTAGCAGCCTCAGCGCGGGCGGTAACCTGGTGGTCAACGCCGGGAACAATGTTGATGTGACCGCCAGCGACCTGAAAGCGGGCGGCGGCCTGGGGCTGAGCGCAGGCAATGACCTCAATCTAAACGCAGGGCAGACCAGCGAAAGCAACCGCAGCGGCAAGAGTGAAACTCACAGTACCGGGCTCGATCGCACCACCCTGGCGGCCGGCGATAATCTGGTGTTGAAAGCCGGGCAGGATATCAACGCGCAGGCCGCAGCGCTGGCCGCCGGGAAGAGCGTCGGCCTGCAGGCGGGCCGCGACGTAAATCTAAACGCAGAGGCCACCACAGAGGGCGACAGCTACAAAGCCAGCAAGAAAACGGTCATTAACGAGTCGGTGCGTCAACAAGGTACCGAGATTGCCAGCGGCGGCGATACGGCGATTATTGCCGGACGTGACGTGACAGCCGAAGCCGCTCAGGTGACGGCGAAGGGCGATATTGCGGTGGCAGCGGGTCGCGATGTCGATCTTAATACTGCTACCGAGAGCGATTACTACTACAAAGAGCAGACCAAAACCAAAAGCGGGTTCCTCAGTAAAAAAACCACCCACACCATTGAGGAGAGCAGCGCAACGCGTGAAGCGGGCACGCTGCTCAGCGGAGACAACGTACAGGTGACGGCAGGTAACAACCTGCTGGTGCAGGGGGCGTCCGTGGTGGGCGACGGAGCGGTCGGCCTGACGGCGGGCAATAACGTCGACATCGTTGCCGCCACCAACAGCAATACCGACTGGCGCTTCAAAGAGACCAAAAAGAGCGGCCTGATGGGCACCGGCGGCATCGGCTTTACCATCGGCAGCAGTAAATCCACCCATGATCTGCGTGAAAGCGGCACTACCCAGAGCCAGAGTTTTAGCACCATAGGCTCCACGGGCGGAGATGTGAGCATCACGGCGGGTAATCAGCTGCATGTGGGCGGCGCGGATCTGGTGGCGGGCAAAGATATGTCGCTCACCGGCGATAGCGTGATGATCGAGCCGGGTCATGATAAACGCACCCGGGATGAGACCTTTGAACAAAAATCCAGTGGCCTGACGGTCGCGCTATCTGGCGTCGTTGGTAGCGCGATCAACAGCGCGGTGACCACGGCGCAGGAGGCAACCAAAGAGAGCGACGGTCGACTGGCCGCGCTTCAGGCAACGAAAGCTGCACTTTCCGGCGTACAGGCGGGGCAGGGTGCAGTGGTGGCCCAGCAGACGGGCGATCCTTCCAACGGATTTGGCGTCAGCCTTTCCCTGACCACGCAAAAATCCAAATCGCAGCAGCATGCCGAGAGCGACACGGTGACGGGCAGTACGCTGAATGCCGGGGACGATCTGACAATCACTGCGACGGGGAAAGGCACCAGCGCCAACAGTGGTGACATTTTGATCGGCGGCAGTCAGATGAAGGCGGGAGGCGATACGACGCTGAATGCCGAAAACGACATCCTGCTGACGGGTGCGGCGAACACGCAAAAAACGACCGGTAAAAACAGCAGCAGCGGCGGTGGCGTGGGCGTCAGCATTGGCGCCGGTAGCGGGGGGGCGGGCATCAGCGTCTTTGCCAACGTGAATGCTGCGAAAGGTAATGAAAAAGGCAATGGCACCGCCTGGACCGAAACCACGATCGACAGCGGCGGCAAGGTCTCTATGACCAGCGGGCGTGACGCCATACTGAACGGCGCACAGGTCAACGGCGAGAAGATTGTGGCCGACATAGGCCGCGATCTCTGGCTGAGCAGTCAGCAGGATAGCAACGATTACAACTCGAAGCAGACCAGCGTGGCGGCGGGCGGCAGCTTTACCTTTGGCAGTATGACCGGCTCCGGCTACATCAGCGCCAGGCAGGACAAGATGAAGAGCACCTTCGACTCGGTGCAAGAGCAGACCGGACTGTTTGCTGGCGACGGCGGCTTTGACGTGACCGTAGGGCGGCATACCCAACTGGACGGCGCGGTGATCGCCTCGACGGCGACGGCGGATAAAAACAGTCTCGATACCGGCACGCTCGGCTTTAGCGATCTGCATAACGAAGCGGATTACAAAGTCAGCCATACGGGGGTGAGCCTGAGCGGCGGCGGCAGCTTTGGCGATACCTTTAAAGGCAATTTGCCTGGCGGCATGATCGCGGCGGCAGGCAGCAGCGGCCATGCGGAAGGTACCACCCAGGCGGCAGTGGCGGATGGCACCATTACCGTTCGTGATAAGGCTAACCAGCAGCAGGACCTGGCGAACCTGAGTCGGGATACGGTGAATGCTAACGACAGCATTAGCCCAATCTTCGATAAGGAGAAAGAGCAGAATCGCCTGAAAGCGGTGGGGCTGATCAGCGACATTGGCAGCCAGGCGGCAGATATCGCCCGCACTCAGGGTGACATCTACGCCCTCGAGGCTGCGAAGAAAGAGATGGCGCCGCTGAAGGCCAACGCCACGGAGAAAGAGCGCCAGGATTACGTTGCTGCCCTGCGTAATTCCCCGACATACCAGAAAGAGATGAAGAGTTTCGGTACCGGCAGCGAACTTCAGCGCGGTATTCAGGCCGCGACGGCGGCGCTGCAGGGGTAA